A stretch of DNA from Ancylobacter polymorphus:
CCTCGCTCTATATCGGCAATGTGCTGCTGCTGCTGCTGAACATCCCGTTCGTGGGCATCTTCTCGCGCCTGCTGCTGCTGCCGAACTGGATTTTGGTGCCCGGCATCCTGGTCCTGTCCATTGTCGGCGTCTACTCGACCCATGCGAGCGTGGAATCGATCATGCTCATGCTGGGTGTCGGCGTGCTCGGCTGGCTGCTGCGCAAGCTCGGCTTCGACATGGCGCCGATCATCCTCGGTTTCGTGCTCGGCCGGGTGATGGAAGTGAACCTGCGCAACGCGCTGGCGATCAGCGGCGGGGAACTCGGCATCCTGTTCCAGAGCAACATCTCGCTCATCCTGTGGGTACTGGCCCTCTTCGTCGCGGTGGGGCCGTGGGCGCTGCAGCGCTGGTCGCGTCGCGGCAAGTCACCGGGCATGACGGAGTGAGGATGAGCGACGACCCGCACGCGGCAGTGTGACGGAGACGGGCGGGCACGGCGAGCGCCGTGCCCGCCGGCGGCCCGGCTGGCGATTGTGCGGGACAAGCGGACCTCGCCGTCGCGTGGCCAGCATCCGGCCAGAGCGCAGCTCCAGTTCCGGCGCGCGCGCGTCAGGTCACCGTGACCCAGAGCTTGCGCACCGTTTCAACCGTTTCCCAGGTGCCGACGAAGCCGGGGCGCATCACGAACGTATCGCCCGCGGTGAAGCGGCGGGCCGCGCCGCCCTCCTCGGTCAGGATGACCGTACCGGAGAGGATGGTGCAATACTCCCAGGTTTCGCCCTTGATCGAGCGGGTGACGCCGGGTGTCGCTTCCCAGATGCCGGTGTGGATGCCGCCATGCGCGGCTGCCGCCATTTCCCAGGTCCGGTAGCTCGGATCGCCGGCAATCAGCCGTTCCGGGGCGGCCTTGCTCTGTTCCGGCGCACCGGGATTGGCGAGGTCGAAGACGACGAGATGGCTC
This window harbors:
- a CDS encoding cupin domain-containing protein → MSHLVVFDLANPGAPEQSKAAPERLIAGDPSYRTWEMAAAAHGGIHTGIWEATPGVTRSIKGETWEYCTILSGTVILTEEGGAARRFTAGDTFVMRPGFVGTWETVETVRKLWVTVT